Part of the Acidobacteriota bacterium genome, TAATTTCGGACGTGCCGCCCTCGATCGAGTTGGCGCGCGACCGCAAGAATCGCCGACGCGGATCTCGGTCTCGCTGCGTTGCTCCTTCGGGAATCACGAAGGAGTAGTCGTCGTACAGCATCGCGCTTGGGCCAAGAAGGTCGGTCGCCATTTCGAAGATCTTCTTGTTGAGGTCTGCAAACACAAGTTTTCCTGTCGACCCTTCGGGTCCCGGTGTGCCGGCGGAGCGGTTTTGGCTGGCGCGCATATTCGTCAGCCGCGCAGCTTCGGCCTGTATCCACAGCTTCATGAGGGCGTCTCGGCTGCCTGCAACCTTGCGGTCGCGCCACACGTCGAGCAACTCGCCAATCGCACCGGAATTGCGCGGCTCCACCGCACCGCCGATAGCAACGCGTTCGTTCATCAGCGTGGTCAACGCCACCCGCCATCCATCACCTACGTCGCCGATCCGCTTCGAGTCTGGGATGCGGTGGTCGGTTAAGTAGACCTCGTTGAACTCCGCCTCGCCGGTGATCTGACGAACAGGTCGAATATCAACACCGGGGGCCGTCATGTCCATAAGAAAGTACGTCATGCCGCGATGTTTTGGGGCATCCGGGTCGGTCCGCGTCACGAGCATCCCCCATTTGGCGATCTGCGCCACCGTCGTCCACACCTTTTGACCGTTGACCACCCACTCGTCACCATCACGGATTGCCCTTGTAGAAAGCCCCGCAACATCACTTCCAGCCCCTGGCTCTGAGAACAGTTGGCACCAGATGTCCTCACCGGTAAACAGCGGCCGTAGGTGAGCTTCATGCTGTTCATCGGTGCCGTGTGTGATCAGCATTGGCGCACCCATACCGTGGCCGATGAGGTGGAAGAATGAAGGACGATGCGCTGTGAGGGTGTCGAGTCGAGTGTCTATCAGATCTTGAAGCTGCGGTGCCATTGCAAGGCCGCCCTTGCCGACAGGGAACCTGACCCATGCCAGACCGGCATCAAACTGCGCACCCATGAACTCAAGGCGATCCCCAGCGGGGTCGTAGTTAGCGATCAGCTCGTCGATGAGTTCGTTGATTCGAGCGGTCTCGGTCGCTGTCATGGTTTCTCCGATTGGGGTGGTTCCCAACTTAGCCTGTGGGTCGC contains:
- a CDS encoding acyl-CoA dehydrogenase family protein, with the translated sequence MTATETARINELIDELIANYDPAGDRLEFMGAQFDAGLAWVRFPVGKGGLAMAPQLQDLIDTRLDTLTAHRPSFFHLIGHGMGAPMLITHGTDEQHEAHLRPLFTGEDIWCQLFSEPGAGSDVAGLSTRAIRDGDEWVVNGQKVWTTVAQIAKWGMLVTRTDPDAPKHRGMTYFLMDMTAPGVDIRPVRQITGEAEFNEVYLTDHRIPDSKRIGDVGDGWRVALTTLMNERVAIGGAVEPRNSGAIGELLDVWRDRKVAGSRDALMKLWIQAEAARLTNMRASQNRSAGTPGPEGSTGKLVFADLNKKIFEMATDLLGPSAMLYDDYSFVIPEGATQRDRDPRRRFLRSRANSIEGGTSEIMRNIMGERVLGLPGEPRVDKDLPWKDVPRG